The stretch of DNA TCACAAAAAGGAGGAGGGAAACCAAAACACCTCAATACCTCCAGCAAAAAATTGcactccacccgatcatatgcttttgctatatcaactttaatcataatattaccaccatgtgaCGTCTTCTTCAgtgaatgaaccatttcctgagtaagactaatattctcaaatatactcCTCCCAGGTATAAAAGCTCATTGCTTAAGAGATACCAATTTGGGAAGAAGACCTGTCAGAcaattcacaataattttcgagcaaattttataaaagactgAACAAAGGCTTAtcggcctaaatttatcaaatcccGAACGCACATCTACCTTCAAAATAAGCATAATGAAAGAAGCTGAATAAAATCTCGGAAGACttttagatagaaaaaattctgaGATAGCTCCTAAAACATCCATTTTTACCACCTTCTAGCAGTTCATAAAAAATCCCGCACCAAACCCATCTGGCCCTGGAGAACTATTTCTAGGAATAGACGAGAGAGCCTCTTTAACTTCATCCAAAGAAAGGATGCAACAAAGCCAGACACAATCCTCTTCTTCAATAACTGGCGATATCAAGTTTGTTAAATCCGGCAACTCTCTTGGCTGATTTTACTGTTGTAGGAACTGGGAAAAATATTCAACGGCACCAAGATGAATTTCTTTCGGTGAATTGAACTCCTACCCATCTGTAGTTCTCAACTTAGGAATTTTCCTACGCCTTTTATTAGATAACCAAACATGGAAGAATTTTGAATTCCAATCACCTTCCATCCTCCACTTAATTTTAGCCATCTGAGCCAATCTTATGTCTTCCCTTCGCCTCCAAGAAGACAACTCAGTAGAGTACCTCACAAGCACCCTTTCAACATCATTATCCCAATCTCTTTGCAGCGAGTGCTCAAGACCCTCAACCTTCTCTTCAAGAATAGCAATTTGAGTATTGGTCTGCCCAAACACCCTCTTTTTCCATTCACGTAGAGTCACCTTAAGCTTTTTAAGTTTACTACCTAATTTAAGGAGCCCCGTACCTACCGCTAGTTTAGACCACACATTCTGTACAAAGTTCATAAATTCAGGGTGCTCaatccacatttgctgaaacctAAATGGAGAAAGGCCATAAGTAAAAGGATCTTTCAGGAATTCTATAAACATGGGACTATGATTTGACGTTGTCCTTGACAAATACGAACAACTTGCACTCGGAAATGCTGTCAGTAAATTTGCATCAAGAAGCACTCTATCCAACTTAGCCCAAGCTCTAGATAATCCATGCTGACCATTGCACCATGAAAACTTTCTCCCTTGTGAATTCATTTCAATCAACCCGCCCTGGTGAATGCATCTATTGAAGTCATCCATTGCAGCTCTTGTCCTTGGTCAACCACCACACCTTTTCACATCCGaacgaattatattaaaatctccagcaaacaaacaaggctCAACACCCATTCTAGCCTAACTCAGCTCCTCCCAAAGCATCTACCTTTCATTTCTGTTACACTTAGCATAGATAAAATTACCCAAAAAATGTGAAGATCCATCGTCTATACGTAAAGACAAATACTGTGATCCCATTCGGACCAGCTGTACGTCCATTgcatttttccaaaacacccagATTTTCCCACCAACATCCTCATTAGTTATTACCTTATCAAAGTGAAACACCAGCATATACATCTGAATTTTATCAAGACTCTGAAACGGTTCCAGCAGCACTACCATCTTCGATTGACATTTGTTCAGCAGACTCTTTAAATGTCCCTTAGAAGTACCTATTCCCTTTATATTCCATACTAATATGGATCCTATCACTGAGAAAATTTTTTGGCTCGAGTGAGCACCCTCTAAGAACTcccaattttctcaaactgccTCTTATGGTATTTTCTTTCCCTACTTCATCCTCTGTTTCCGTGTGATATTCCTTATCCTGCAGAAAGACTTCCGCATGTATCTTAGGTTCCAGATCAGACATCGACCCCTCTTCCAAGAAAACCTCTTCCTCCTGTAATTTATCATCCTCCCTCTCCTCTGTACTAGGAACTACTTCCACCTCCCTCATGTCCGTGGCAAACTCTGCCTCCTTCGAGCGGGTAGAACATTCCAGTCTTTCGTCATTCCTCTCTGGTGACACCTTATTATTCATTTCCTCCTCATGAACCTCAATATCAGGAGACTCACCATGATCTTTTTCTGTTTCCAACTCCTCAATCAAAGGTGTGGAGGATTCACCTATTACCATATTTACCTCAGAATCCTGATTTGCTTCAACTTCTTTTTCCTCGACAATTGgtggatttattttttccttcggTTCTTCCACAACAAGTTCTTGTTGCCAAACCCATTCCTTTCTTCCAGTAATCTTTCTCCCAGCACGACATGTCCTTGCATTGTGCCCCTGTATTTTGCACTTGGAACAGAACGCCGTCAAAGTTTCATAAATTATCTCTTGCTTGCAGCTAGACCCCAATCCAAGagtcccaatccaaaaatgaggTGAAGGCTCCTTTGCGACATCCATCTCTACACAGATATGGGCACCATCTGTGTGAGTGGCACAACGAGTGGTATTATCACGTCTAATAAATCTACCTATTGGGGCtgtaagaattttaagaaaagactcATGATAATAgttaggaggcaaacctggAAAGACGATCCAAACCGGCACAATagatggttcttcttcttccttaaaATCTGGAGTCCAATGGAATGGACGATATGGAATCCCGTCTATATCACTAACTTCACGTGGAAGGGCCTTCATGCAGCCTTCTTTCGAAGTCATTCTTATAAACACATTCCGAGGATGCATCATATTAGAAATAACTAGAATGTCATCAAGATTCTAGCGCTTTTGAATGAATGCCCGAATGGCATCCAAGGAGGGACGGTTTTGAACAAATTTCAAGACAATAGAAAACCTAAAAGGTTCTG from Juglans regia cultivar Chandler chromosome 4, Walnut 2.0, whole genome shotgun sequence encodes:
- the LOC108987016 gene encoding uncharacterized protein LOC108987016 produces the protein MDDFNRCIHQGGLIEMNSQGRKFSWCNGQHGLSRAWAKLDRVLLDANLLTAFPSASCSYLSRTTSNHSPMFIEFLKDPFTYGLSPFRFQQMWIEHPEFMNFVQNVWSKLAVGTGLLKLGSKLKKLKVTLREWKKRVFGQTNTQIAILEEKVEGLEHSLQRDWDNDVERVLVRYSTELSSWRRREDIRLAQMAKIKWRMEGDWNSKFFHVWLSNKRRRKIPKLRTTDG